A region of the Pelecanus crispus isolate bPelCri1 chromosome 1, bPelCri1.pri, whole genome shotgun sequence genome:
tttgcttacACAATCGCATGccaccttccctttcccctcgGCCCCTGTCTTCGCAAAAAAAAACAGGGCAAAAATTACTGAGTTAGTGGTGTGGGGTTTGTCCTCCTCTTGATTTATTGTACAGCtctaatatattttattcaaatCCTGGCAAAGACAAAATTGCCACATTTCCTCCTAGGAAATGTTATGAGACATTAACCTATTGCAGAGTACTCCAGAACAAACTATCTTACAACATTTCCATGAAGGTCAGCTTCTCCTCCCTTCCACAGAGCtcaaagaaaatgtacaaaGCATCTTTAAACTGCGGGCTCGGGTCTTTTTGTACAGTAaagctgatttttcagaagactTCAGCACTCTGTACAGAACTTTCCACAGACCACAGGGCTCCTGGATCACATAGCTTCATCTCTTACCATAACACAGTTGTCTACCATATCAGTTCCTTTCTATTTCTAAATTAATGGAGTTGTGTCTTAAAATGAGTtgtctttttccctcccttcctgctcCAGAGCCACGCTGTTCTCATGGTTATataaaaaaccccccacaacTTCTCCCAGCTTCCAGGCTGAGGTGATTCATTGCTCACGTACAAACGTCTGTTCCTATGCCAGTATTGTCCATGGCTTGATCACCTCTCTCCCACACTGCTGCTCACGCTGCTGTGCACCGCTGTCCTCTTTCAACCTTGACTTTGAGGCTAAATAAACAACACAGCTCAGCCTTCTCCAAGACAGAGGGCTGTTATTTCACTTGACATTTCTCTGTATCTATTAAAAAATCTGAACTGGGACTTGGGCGACTAGGAGAAAGAACACGTTAACGCCACCGTACATTTGCCCTTTTCACAACTAGCTCGCTCAGGGCCTCAGAGTCCCCTCGTGAGCCACCGGTGCTCCCCAACCACGCACACCCACACGCTGGCTGCCGCTCCAGCAGTTCTGCAAAGCCAGCTCCAGCATACCAAATGTGTCACTCAGCATCTGGCAGCCCAAGACGGACTTGGCCTCTTCAGAAAAGCTAACTTATTTGTCTAACATCTCACAGATAGTCTGGCGCCAGGGACTGAGTCCAGTTCCTCTGAGAGCTTTCGAATACCTCAACCATGAGACACTACCCCcatcctttttcctccttcagtcTCCTACCGGATTTCTGCACGCTTTCTAGCGTCTGCCACAGACCAGGCAACGCTCACGGTGCCAGACGTGTTGCATGAGTCTAACCTTGTGCATTGACCGAGTGCTGTGGAGGAGGAACAACCAACCACCTGTGACAGATGACTGCCAAGGAGCATGAAAGGGGAGGCAGCAGATTTCCTTCAGTGCTTGACTTACTGTGCATCACAGACATTGAATGTCTCTGTAACAGTGTGCACATACAAGAGGTTtcctggcatttttttaaaaagctcatgCTGCAAACAATAGATGTCAGTGATATACACATGAGTCACTGCTAGAACTGGGACTTTTAAAGCCAGTGTGCAAAATCTGTCACTTGAACCAAGGACATGGACAAGGACCTCCTCCACAGCCCTCTGTTCTGGCAGCCGGTGGTAATGCCCAGCACAGGAGGGGCCACAAAGGCAATCCCAAATGCAcctcaggcaaaggcagccGGGCCAGACCACTCTCACATCATCCCTTGTGCTCACAAGCTGAGCCTGATGGTATCAGGAAGCGAGGGAAGACTATTTTTACAAGCTTAAGCTTTACAACGTCAGTTTTGCAGGAGAGCACTTCTTCCCATGCCTCCCACCCCGATGCTGCaaggagagctgtggggcagtTAATAAATCCCTTAtgcagaggggaagagaggagattGGTTTGCAGGAGAAATGTGTTTGGATGGGCTGAGAAAGGGAGGGACAGTGGAAGGTAGGTCGCCGTTGCTGTGTGGACCAGCACTCCGCCGGCGGGGCTGGTCCACCGCCAGTTGCACAGCCCTTTGAACAGAGAAGCGGGCAGACCTGACTTTGCAGAGCTACCAGTCTTCCCTCTACAATTTGAATTAGGCCTCACCCTGCTCTCCATCCCCCTGAGCTCtccccctccacctcctccaAACAGTGCTCTAAGGGCAATTCCCAGCACctcactgcagcccagctcctggtCCCTACTTCTCCTTCCAGCTTGCTCTCTCCAtgccccttccttccttcccacatGCTCCTAGCTGCCTTTTCCAGTTAAACCAGTCACAGCTTCCAGCGGCCCCTCCTCATCAAATCCAGTCCCACATCCCTCTCACACCAAGCCCTTTGCCCAACAAATCCCGCTCTCTACAACTCAAAGGCAAtgcctttcccctgccccctcATGTTTACCCCATCCGTCATCAATGTCTTCTCCCTCTCATCTATAATCCTTTCCATCATCAAGCACTGGAAAGCTGAACGCTGGATTCAGGAGTCTTCCTTAGGACTACCagcaagagggaaagaggggCTAGAGGAGAAGACATCAGTGGGAATgcaggtgtcctggtttgggctggaatagagttaattttcttcctagtagcaggcatagtgctgtgttttggagttagtaggagaagaatgttgataacacactgatgttttagttgttgctgagtactgcttatgctggtcaaggacttttcagcttcccatgctctgccaggtgcacaagaagctgggagggggcacagccagaatagttgatccaaactgaccaaagggctattccataccatatgacgtcatgctcagtatataaactgggggggggttggccagggagcagcgattgctcttcaggagctgtctgggtatcggtcggcaggtggtgagcaattgcattgtgcatcacttgctttgtatattattattgttattatcattattatattgttattattagcattacagttttactttatttccattattaaactgttcttatctcaacccaggagtgtttctcactcttactcctccaattctctcccccatcccatcggggtagggggagtgagcgagtggctgcgtggtgctgagttgctggctggggctaaaccacgacagcaggAATGGCAGACTGCCCCTTGCTCAGCCGCAGTGCCGCAGGCCCAGCTGTAGTTACATGGCTTTGATTCCCACTGCTGTATGTCCTACACCGCATGGAGCTTTTCTatgggaaagaaagaggtttgAGCATGCTCATGGAAGATAAAACCAATGCAGATTTTATTTGgtataaaataaagatacaCGCACATACCAAAACCGCTTTTACTGAGCACATGCTATCTGTTTTTTACAAACATTAATATATTTGGCCAAATCAAAATAGAAGGCAGAGGTAAAAACTAAACACGGCGGGCATCCTCTTACACAGAGGTCATTTCCCCTACCCGAACTGGAGTTCCTATCCCAAAGCACTGAAGTGACAAATGATTTCAAAGAAACATCTTCGAGAGTATTTGAACATAGGCAAAAGAACACCACACCCTAACCCTGGGTTCAAAAGAACATGCGCTTTTTTGACTGAAGTTTCCCAAGGCGACTTAAACCTCAAGCCCAAGATGAAATGTTTCAGCCTATGTACAGTTGAAGTTTGGCAAAGTTGGCCAACCGGAAACAGGGCGACAAATTTGGAAGCGCCAGGGAAAGAACCAATTCCCATTTACGAGCACCAAGAAATGGCGCTGCAGGTGCCGTAAGTCAGCAGTAGAGCTTAACGCCTCAGTGCTGGAAGCAAGAATTTCCTGGGACTCAATACCTAGACACGCTCTAAGTACTAAAACGTTAATCAGCTTCCAGCCGTTTGCCCGGCACCGAGACTACTAAAGGTATGCCTCAGCAACAAGCAACAGGTCCTTCAGTCACTGAAAACCACCTCCTTAAGAGGTTTGGATTTAACTTTCATCTCTTTAAATGGCAGTCAAGAGAAGGACAACCCAGCCCCTGGCCCCTCACTCACACGCAAGTAGCCAGCGAGGCGTTGAAAACTTCTACGAGTGCAAGATTTGCTTTGACAACCTTGTTTTTCCCATATCCTTCTCCACGGTGGTAGGTGTCATGTCAAGTTAAATAGGAATGGCAAAACAACATCTAAGATAGTCCCAGTGCTGCACAGATCGCGGGGCGGTTCTGAGAAGTGACGTGCACTGTACTCACTGTCCCTGTACACCCAATACCATCAGAGAGTCTCAGTGGCAACTCTTTGTGTTCAAGAAAGGAACAGAACGTGCTGTCAGGCTTGTTGGTGCTCACAGTCTTTCAGGAGCTCAGTTCTTCACGGAAAGGTTGTTTAATTCCATTACCATAATAAACCCAGAAATTCTGCactggtttttggggttttttgttttgttttgttttttttaccaTTGGGCTTACTTAAAGTGGTGATATTGAGAACTTAATGTAGAAACTCAGAACTCTTCTTGATGCACAGACtgatggggcagagggggaacTGAAATGACCCATGCAATACTGAAGTTGTTAAACAAGTAACTTGATGACTGTTTAACACTTTTCAGAGCATACTGCAACTGGGAGAGCTATTAAACTATTTCTATTGCATCTGAAGTATGTGAGTACATACCGTGGGTATCTACAAGGACTCCATCAGTTATGTTCTAGGGAATGCAAGTAACACAGGGGTCGAGTATTTCTTGACCCTGGAGTTGAAGCATTTCTCCCAAGTATGTCGCTTCAGTTGCctcagcaaaagcagcaatttAAACACAGATATACTGTTGTAAGAGAGCAATTAACGATTCTGGTGTGAAAATATCACAGCCTTTTATGTACAATTATACTACTCAAGTTTCCACCTCCCTTAAGGCAAACACATGATGACCAAAAGTTAAGTAGAAACAGATGATAGAAATAAGTCTTGTGAGCATTTGTCAGTTTTGTTCCCATTTCCCACTATGACTTTTTAATATACTAAAGTTGTTAATTCATTATATGCAATGTAGCACAAGTAGGTATTTTTCCCAAATCTCAGTCTGAACTACTAAGACTCTGTGCCTCAGTCCTGCTCTCCAATTCTAAGCCTGCTAAGTTCAGCTCAGctataaaatgtgtttattcttCCCTTCCTTATCGTGCCATCCTCTGCTCTGAAAGATGCCATTACAGTTTGGTTTTCTGCATCATTCACTGGAACCAAGACTGCCGTTCAAAATCTTAGTTGAGCCCAGTAACAGTAAAAACACCAGTGACCGAGCTGTAAATGTCCAGCTGCTCTCAAAAAGCAGTGTAATCACAgctgtcctgctttcagcaggtTCTGCTTACTTCCAAACACCTCTGCCAGTGAAACTCCACGCTGGTCATCCTAATCAGAcctgtttctgtcttttcaggTAAGTACCAACACTGTCATTTGACAgtacactttttctttttcttcaagttaCATGTTACAAGGCCAGCAAGGATATGCTGTAAGCATCTTGAACGATGCTTTCCGACACCATCAAAACAccttgaagagaaaaatggaatgCATTTGTTGGTGAGCCTTAGTTGTCCTCCTTAGGAGGGGGAATTTTAGAAAGCCGCCTAGTGACTGAAGCACACACGTCGCAACATCAGTCATTAAGCAACTGTCACCCAGCCTTAAATGTTCTTGCACGTCCTGCTCAAAGATCCCCGCCCTGGGCTACTTActcctttttcagttttggatATTCCCTGTAGATTGTTTGAGAGTCTGCTAATGAACTCAGGAGACCTGAACGCAAACCAGGAATTGCACTTGCTGTATTTTGTCCGCTTTGCCAAACAGAGCCCTTTTCACAGTatacaaaaaaccctacaaGAACAGCTTGGGGTGAGGAAAAAAACTACAATTAATCACTAATAAAGAGCAATTGTGTGAGCAAACAACTTCCATTGAGAGAAGTTTTGATACAGAAAATGCATCTATGTCAAACATGGaaactgcttcagaaaatactaaataattTGCAATGAGTGGATTTCTTCCCAGCTATAAACATCAAGTTAAGCTAGATGGCAACACTTCTTTCTTCATCCTGATGAACCGGTGTAAGTGAAACTAAGCGTGGCTTTCTAAGAACTTCTTATGAAAGACATTTACCACCTGAAACAGCAAGATGAGATTCCGTGTCGAGGTGAGGCGAATGCTTAACAGTTGCACCGTACAAATCTGTGACTGTAACTTGCTAAAAACAAATCAACAAGATAAACTGGATTTTAAGATTTCAATCTCCCATCCGACATAAGAAAATAAGTACCATATGGTCTTTTGGCATGCaagaaaatcttattttcttcccaaagctgTCAGTACAAGCCAGGCTGGGTGTATTCCCAGACAAGCTTTCCAAATTAGGTTAACCAACGCAGGTTATCAATGCATGAAGACAGGTATTGTCCATCTATACAAATACCATTATTAAATGCCACTAGAACACCCAGAGACAAACTTTGCTCTCACAGTGCCTGTGAGAGAATACAGAAACATCCCTTAGATAATACGAAAGGTTGTTCCAGCACAAAGCAATTTTTACTTCAAGCAGAAACCAAAGGATGCAGAGTTGTATGAAGCATGCTACCGTGAAATGGATAGATTtactcaaaaacatttttatgactACATTTTCCTGTCAGATAATGAAAGAAACCTGCTTCTTGTGCCAATGGACTCTCAGACGGGAGggtcaaggaagaaaaagagctaaaataaatgaaggtTCATCCTAACTCTCTGACATGTTTTACGGCACAATATTCAGAGCACGAAAACCTACAATGCAATTCAAATGTTTCCTCCAAGAGAACATTAACGTCTTTGAACTGCCTTTATTTCCACCACTTCATATAAATATAGCTTTCTTCCTGATCCTGGATTAGCCTCAGTTTGAAGTTCATGTTCTCAGTTTGCATTGGAGGACTGCATGGAAACATCCCTATAACCCTGTATACTCTTGTGGGGCCATTTAAATGCTGCCGGACTGTAATGGACTCAAAAGCAGTCTCAAAGTCACAGTGCCGCATCCCTAAATTACAGTTGAACCTTTTATCCCCgaattaagaaataaagaaaaaaaggcactcGCACGTACATACACACGTGCACACTATTCTCGTACAAGTTGCAGGATATCTAcaggaaaatgtcattttaaaatccaaaataaaacttaagttttccttttttttttttaaatacaagcttTTATTTGGGAACTTGGCGATTAATGTGTGTTAGCCTCGCTAGGAAGCATTTGCTTTTGTCCAGGAGTTGCCAGCTGAGAGGATGTTATTGTTCGGAAGGGATGTGACCAGGAGGACCCTGTGCACGGCACAATGTGTCAGCCCGGAAGCGAGGGAAGAAAAGTGATTCTCTCATCTGGCTGAGAACACAAAATGGAAATATCGAGCTTTGGCCTTCCAGTTACAGCCACCTCCACGCGTGTCCCCAAGAAACATGTTAGTCACCTGTATCCCACATGAGTATCACCACCTAACTGTatcaatatattaaaaaaaacgCCTACTTTAAAAAGAATCACAGATTTCTTTAGAAAAGCAAGGATTTCTGCCAAACAAACATCTCTGAAACACATAAGCAGGCGAACGCTTATCCCCTCCACACGACCGCTtaccctgctgctctgcatgaCGGATGGGGCTGGACACGGTTCCCCTTCCCTCGgccgctgcccccctccccagagcATCAGCAACCCgcaggggcagagcccagccccgCAGAGCCACCCGGCCGGCCGGCGGCAGGACAGCCGAGCGTCCCCCGTGGCAGGCACCCTCCTGCCCGTCCAGGCCTGCACTGACCTCCGCAGCGAGCTTCACAGAAGCCCCTTGTATGCGTTTCGGCAGCCATACGACAGAGCCGAGCGTGCTTCCGCACTGGGGAAAGGCGACGCTCGCGCCAACACCTTTCGAGTCCTCTGGTTCCTTGCTGAAGGTCTTCACTGGGAGGGTTTCCAAGTTTCGATGcagtttctttttgaagaacACCCGTGCTTTGCACGTGGTCGTGGTTTCACATCAAAAGGGCTCCGAGATCGATGCCGTGCCCAGAGGACGCCTCTCGCCAAACCCTTCTCTTAAATGAAACATCCCCGGGGCCCCCTCCGCACCCCACGGTCTCCCGGAGGAAGCACAACCCCACCGAAGCCAAGGGCGGcaaggcggggcggggggcccggaccccgccgcgctgcccgtCCCCGAGGCTGGCCGGGTTCGCTCCTGCCAGGCCTGCCCTCCGCGGGAGCGCCCGGCCCCTGAGGCGAGCAGCCGGCCGCCATGCCGCTGCCAGGCCGGGCGCCCAGCTCTGCCCGACGGCGCCCGGCCTCCCGCCGGGGCAGGCCGCCATGTCAgagccgggcccggccgccatGTCAgagccgggccccgccgcccgcccggggtgcagctcccccccggccccccgccgcctccgccggcCGCGGCCCTCGGGCGGCAGCGGGCtctccccgccggccgcggccctCAGGCGGTCGGGGGCGCTACCGGGCGTCGCCGCCGCTGAGGGGGTAGGCGAGGAGGCTCATGGCCTCGCTGCAGGCCGCCTCCACCTGCCGCACCTGCTGGCGGCTGAGGCGCTCCCGCCAGGCGTGGATGGCCTCCCGGGCGTCGCGGGCGGAGATGAGGAAGGGCCGGTCGGAGGAGTAGGCGGCGCCGCGGGTCATGTTGAGCACGAAGGCCTCCAGGGCGGGCGGCACCGGCAGCCCGGCGAAGCGCAGCAGGCGGCGCAGCTGGGCGCGGGGCTCCCGCACCAGGTCCTCGTAGCGCAGCTGCGTGTAGCGGCGGCGCAGCCaggccggggcgcggcgggccaGGAGGAGGTCGCGGAGCCAGGCCTGGCAGATCACCTCCAGGGCGCCGCCGAGGAAGAACTCGgcgcggtgctggggctgcggcgcccgcccgccgcccagCAGGCCGggcggcagcaggagctgctggggctgcggctgctgctggcggggcggcccccgcgGCTCGGCGCGGTGGCGGCTGCGCAGCACCTGGATGCTCTCCCGCAGCAGCGCCTGCCGCGCCTTCAGGCGGGAGTTGTGGACGGCGCGGGGGTCGCGGAAGAGCTGCACCACCCGCAGGTTGAGGCCGGGCTCccgcagcagcggcagcagggcgcccagctccagcagccgcACGTCCTTGATGACCACCACCGGGTACTTGCGGCACTCGGCCTCCAGCTCCCGCAGCGCCCGCGGCGGGCACGTCTCCTCGCAGGCGGCGCCGTCGACGAGGCCGATCtggccgcggggccgcggggcggcggggcagagcGGCGGCGAGCAGATCACCTTGTTGGTCCGCCAGCCGAAGATGCCGGCCGTGGTGAGgttggcggcggcgggcggggcgggggccagCGGGtcgcgggggccgggcggggcggcgtAGAGGCGCAGGACGGAGAAGTCGCATCGGAAGAGGGCGCGCAGCATGTCGCGCAGGGCGCCCTGCAGGCTCAGCGCGTCCCCCGGGTAGAGGGCCTGCCACAGGTGCCACATGGGCTCGTAGAGGTAGAAGACGTCGGGGTGCTGGTTGAAGAGCTCCCCGAGGAAGGAGGAGCCCGTGCGCCAGGTAGCGTGCAGGTAGATGTGCCgcttccccgccgccgcgctgccgttgcccgccgccccgccgccgccgccgccttcctcctcctcctcctcgtcgtCCAGCGGCGGCTgccgctgctgccagccccactcGCTCAGCGCCTCCTCCAGGCTGGGGCAGCGCCGCAGCAGCGGCTCCTCGtccgcccggccccgcctgGCCCCGTAGTCCAGCGCGTagggcaccagcagcagcagcagcagcgtgtaCAGCACCAGCACCGCGGCGAAGCGGCGGtgctccccccgccaccgccaccgccggCGGCCCTTCATCGCGGGGGGGAGGCTCCGGACcgccggggctccgccgacccTCTGGCTGCCGGAGGGCAGCTCTTCGCGAAGAGGCAAACTtagcagcggcggcggcggctggggggggggggggggtgtgggctgcggccggccctccccgccggggAGCACGCCCACGGGTACGCCGGCCAGGCTcggggcgccggccccgccgcccgcctgccgccgcctcctcctcctccccttcgccctcctcctgcttcttctCGCAGCGCGACGCGGAAGCGCCCGCacctgcccccgccgccgcccgcggagccgccgccgccgccggcggcgtGCGGGCTGCTGCCGCTGAAGGAGGGCGGCGGGCCGCCCtccccccgggcagggccggaGGGGCGGGCTCGGCAGCTCGGGGGTCACCCCCGCCCGGGGAAGGGTCGCCGCGAAGGAGGTGTGTCAGCCAGGACAGGTGCCGAGCAGCTGAGCCTGACCCGAGGAGGTCGTTTGCTCCCGTTGTCTACCAGGTCTCCAGAGGCAAAAGCAGGCTGCAGTAAGGAAAAGAggtgcaaatgtatttttaggaTGGATGACAGCTATTAAAATCTGCAGCGGgtttcagaaatgctgcagcTCGGCGCTGTAGAGAGCTGCGGGGTTTCTCAGCCGCGCTTTTGCCTGCGTGCGCGTGCCGATGGCATATGGGCATCTCGATCGCGACTCACGGCTCCAGTTCACGCGTCTAAAAGTTTCGTGTCTGTCTGAGCTGGTCACCCTGTGCAGTTGGTAGGAAGAAATGGGCACCCACAGAGGGACATCCAACCGGTCTTGGATGTCTGATAGCCTTCTGATAACCCTTCTCTTTACTAATTACAGTGGGAGCGTAACGTTACCGGCTCAGACTTAGACTTCCAGTTTTTTTAGACATCTAAGACTAGCTTAAATACATCTCTTGTGGGATGGAGAGTCAACAAGAAGTTGACTTCAGGTGTTTAAGTTCGAATGTATAGTCTCAAAATTTCCAGCCCGGCCCCTGCCTGACCGTGGAAGATGCTCAGAGAAAGAGATGGACCACGATCCCGTGTTCCTGGTTAAGGCATCCACCTGGCAGGAGAGCGATGTCGCCGTCCTGCTGACTGCGTAGCGGGGGCTGCTGACTGTCTGAACCCCTAGGCAATGGATGGCATCCTCTGTAAAACACTACTAATATTTAAGTATGGCATTCTATGTGAAGTGAAATTCAGTGAGGGTAAGACAATTCTCACCCTCAGTGTGTGATGCTTTGACTCCCAGAATAGGCTATGGGGTATGTATGCCCCTGTGGTAAGGCACATGACACAACCCTAGTCAATAATATTACATACAACAGGGCGCAGAAATGACCCACTAGTTACCTAGATTCTAAAAATGTTCCTTCTATAGTATAGATATATAGATACAgactctgcagctgctgcacatAGTCTGAATGTTTCGCTGTTAAGGAATAATCTCAATCAAATTTCAAATTT
Encoded here:
- the CHST7 gene encoding carbohydrate sulfotransferase 7, producing the protein MKGRRRWRWRGEHRRFAAVLVLYTLLLLLLVPYALDYGARRGRADEEPLLRRCPSLEEALSEWGWQQRQPPLDDEEEEEEGGGGGGAAGNGSAAAGKRHIYLHATWRTGSSFLGELFNQHPDVFYLYEPMWHLWQALYPGDALSLQGALRDMLRALFRCDFSVLRLYAAPPGPRDPLAPAPPAAANLTTAGIFGWRTNKVICSPPLCPAAPRPRGQIGLVDGAACEETCPPRALRELEAECRKYPVVVIKDVRLLELGALLPLLREPGLNLRVVQLFRDPRAVHNSRLKARQALLRESIQVLRSRHRAEPRGPPRQQQPQPQQLLLPPGLLGGGRAPQPQHRAEFFLGGALEVICQAWLRDLLLARRAPAWLRRRYTQLRYEDLVREPRAQLRRLLRFAGLPVPPALEAFVLNMTRGAAYSSDRPFLISARDAREAIHAWRERLSRQQVRQVEAACSEAMSLLAYPLSGGDAR